The nucleotide window CAGGCCCGAGTCGAAGCTGGATTTTCCGACCCTGCGGACTCCTGGCGAAGAAAGCGCGCGCGATTTCCGCCGTCTCGGGGTTGATGTCGCAGGTGATGAGCTCGCCGTCGTCCGGGAGCCCCTCCGCCATCATCAGAGCGGAGTATCCCGTGAAGGTCCCGATTTCCAGGACGCGCCTCGCACTCGTGAGTGAGACGAGCATTTTCAGGAAGGCGCCCTCGACAGGGCCCACCTGCATTCCGGGAGAGGTCGTGCGTGACTGGGTGATGTCCTTGAGTTCCTCGAACAGTGGCGCGGGTGCCGCGGTGTGCGCGCGGGCGTACTCCTCGATTTCATTCGGGACGAGCGTGAGCTTCGGCATGGTGAACGTTTAACATCGGGCATCCCATGGCCCACTTCCAGTTGCTCCGCCGCTCGGCGTGCATACCCTGGTGGGCGCAACGGAGGTGCCTGCGATGACGGGAGCGAGACTGGGCGGTGCTCGCGCGGACGTGTCGCGCTGCATCGATGCAAGCCTCCAGTGTCAGGCGTCGTGCGAGGCGGGCATGGCGCGCCTGCTGGCCCAGGGCCAGACGTTGAGCAGCGCCTCCGTGCGAGCGCTGCGGCAGTGCGCGGAGCTGTGCGAGCTCAACGTGCGCGCGCTGCGCAAGGAGAGCCGGCTGGCGCGGCACACCACCAACCTGTGCTTCGAGCTGAGCAACCAGGTGGCCCGCGCGGCCTGGCTGGACGCGGATGACGCGAGCTCGTACTCGCTCGCCCGGGACGCGCTGCGGCTGGCCCGCTCGTGCCGCCCGCTGCTGTTCTCGTTCTGATCCGCGATACATCCGCCGGGGCTCGCGCTAGGCTCGGTGTCAGATGAATTGCATCTACAACCCGACCATCAACTTCCTGTTCGTCCTCGGGCTGGTGTTCTCGGCCCTCCCCGCTCGTGCCCAGACAAAGCCCTCGGTGTCCGCCGAGCGGTTGGTGGGCACCTGGGGCGCTGAGCGCGTCCTTGGCCCCCAGGTCCGGGGTGAACTGACGCTGACGCGCGAGGCAGACACGTGGCGCGCGCGCATCTCCGGCTTCGAGGTTCCAGCGCGCGTGGAGGGCACGCAGGTCTCCGTGGCCCTCCCGGGCGGCCAGGGCGAGCTGCGCGCCACGCGCTCGAAGGACGGCAAGCGCATCCGCGGTCATTGGATTCAGCCGCGTGTGCAGATGAGCGGCATGAAGTTCGCCTCGCCGGTGGAGCTGCGCGCGCTGCGCGCGGACGTGTGGAGTGGCCAGGTGGCGCCGCTGGAGGACCGGTTCTCGCTGTACCTGGTGGTACGCAAGGAGGCCGACGGCACGGTGACGGCGTTCCTGCGCAACCCCGAGCGCAACGTGGGCAACCGGGTGCTGTTCCGCGTGAGCGTCGAGGGCAACACCGTGCGACTGGCGTCCACGAAGGGCAACGCGCGGTACGAAGGGACTTTCGACGCGGACTCGGAGCGGCTGTCGCTGAACTACCCGCCCTTCGAGACGACGTTCGACTTCACGCGGAGGGAGCGCTCGCAGGCGGTGGGCCTGTACGCGCGCACGCCCGCGCCGGGCCCCTACGTCTACCGGCCGCCAGTCGCCGAGGATGACGGCTGGAAGACGGCGTCCCTCGCGGACGTGGGCATGGACGCGCAGCCCCTGCGCGAACTCGTGCAGCAGATCCTCGACCAGGAGCCGAGCCCCGATTCGGCGCCAGCCATCCAGGGCCTGCTGGTGGCTCGACGCGGGAAGCTGGTGGTCGAAGAGTACTTCCAGGGCTTCGACAAGGAGCGTCCGCATGACTTGCGCTCCGCGGCGAAGACGTACGCCTCCGTGCTGGTGGGCATCGCGCTGGACCAGGGCGCGCCCTTCAACGTGGACACGCCCGTCCTCTCGCTGCTCCCCG belongs to Myxococcus fulvus and includes:
- a CDS encoding O-methyltransferase, yielding MPKLTLVPNEIEEYARAHTAAPAPLFEELKDITQSRTTSPGMQVGPVEGAFLKMLVSLTSARRVLEIGTFTGYSALMMAEGLPDDGELITCDINPETAEIARAFFARSPQGRKIQLRLGPALETLKTLRGPFDLVFIDADKGNYGAYWDAVVPLVRPGGLLVADNVLWSGRVLSPESESDHAVVAFNAKVVADARVEPVLLTVRDGMMLARKR
- a CDS encoding serine hydrolase domain-containing protein, translated to MNCIYNPTINFLFVLGLVFSALPARAQTKPSVSAERLVGTWGAERVLGPQVRGELTLTREADTWRARISGFEVPARVEGTQVSVALPGGQGELRATRSKDGKRIRGHWIQPRVQMSGMKFASPVELRALRADVWSGQVAPLEDRFSLYLVVRKEADGTVTAFLRNPERNVGNRVLFRVSVEGNTVRLASTKGNARYEGTFDADSERLSLNYPPFETTFDFTRRERSQAVGLYARTPAPGPYVYRPPVAEDDGWKTASLADVGMDAQPLRELVQQILDQEPSPDSAPAIQGLLVARRGKLVVEEYFQGFDKERPHDLRSAAKTYASVLVGIALDQGAPFNVDTPVLSLLPEYQGKVAHLDERKRKLNVAHLMSMSTGLACDDDDAESPGNEDRLEDSVPDWYKYTLDLPMVSEPGTKGVYCSANINLVGGVLRNTTKRWIPEFFTEHLATPLQMRDYHLDLMPDGEQYLGGGIYMRPRDALKLGQLYLSGGTWNGRRVVSKRWVEQSIAKHATMNEKQTYGYTWWRHELKVGERVFSEYEACGNGGQLVMVVPELDLVVMFTAGNYNHVALWRKFREELLPRFIMAAVRSGK